DNA from Halobaculum sp. XH14:
GTGAACTGCGATCGAGCGCGCTGGCGAAGGTGGGGATCGTCCTCATCGTCGGCATCATCCTCGTCGCCGCGCTCGCGCCGTTCGTCGCGCCACACAACCCCCGAACACAGGACCTTGAGAACGCAAGCACGCCGCCGCTCGGCTTCACGTCGACCGAACAGCGGACGACCTCACAGATGGTGAACGGAAGCGTGGAGATCGTCAACGAGTCGGTGACCGTCAACGCGACCGCCGAGCACCCGCTGGGGACGAACTCGCTCGGACAGGACATCCTCTCGCGTGCCATCTACGGCGCGCGGACCTCGCTGCTCGTGGGGCTGCTCGGGACGATTCTGGCCAGCGTGCTCGGGGTCACCGTCGGGCTGACCGCGGGCTACTACCGCGGACGGACCGACGACCTGCTGATGCGGCTCGCCGACGTCTCGCTCGCGTTCCCGTCGCTCGTGCTCGCCATCGCGCTCATCGGACTGTTCAGCCGGTTCCAGGCGGCGGTGGCCGTGAGCTTGGGTGATCCGTTCGTGACCTCCGGGCTCGCCGCGTCGTTCCGCGAGGCGGTCGGCTTGCCGACGCCGATGCCCGGCAGCGTGACGCTCCCGACGGTCGTCATCCTCGTCGTCGGCTTCGTCAGCTGGGTGTGGTTCGCACGGATCGCGCGGGGGGAGGCGCTCTCCATCCGCGAGGAGGAGTACGTGAAGGCCGCACGCGCGCTCGGTGCCAGCGACGCGCGAATCGTCTTCCGGCACGTCCTCCCGAACGCGATCACGCCCATTTTGGTGCTGGCGACGATCCAGATCGCGTCGATCATCCTGCTGGAGTCGTCGCTCTCGTTCCTCGGCTTCTCGGGAACGACGCTCTCGTGGGGCTTCGACATCGCGCAGGGGCGCGACTACCTCTCGTCCTCGTGGTGGATCGCAACCGTCCCCGGCGTGGCCATCGTGCTGGCCGTGGTCGGCATCAACCTCGTCGGCGACTGGCTCCGCGATGCGCTCGACCCCGGCATCGAGGGCGAGGGGGGGATGTAGATGTCCGCCGATCGAAACCACGGCGGACACGTCGACGGTCACCCGGACGACGTGCTCCGCGTCAGGAACCTCTCGACCCGATTTTTCACCAGCGACGGGCAGGTGAACGCGGTCGAGTCCGTCGACTTCGACGTCCGCGACGGCGAGGTGTTCGGCATCGTCGGCGAGTCCGGCTCGGGCAAGTCCGTCACCGCGCTCTCGGTCGTCGACCTCGTCGACTCGCCCGGGCGGATCACCCAGGGCGAGGTGTGGTACCGCGACGCCGACCTCGCGGCGGCGTTCGAGGACGACCGGTCCGAAGCGGTCGACGGCGAGTTCGTCGACGTCCGGCGGCTGCCCGAGGGCGCGCGTCGCTCCCTGCGGGGGCCGTCGTTCTCGATGATCTTCCAGGACCCGATGTCGTCGCTGAACCCGTCGCTGACCGTCGGCGAGCAGATCGCCGAGGCGGTCGAGGTCCAGCGCCGGGCGAACGCGAACCCCCGGCGCACCCGGTCGCGCACCCAGGGGTACGGCATGGCCCGGTTCCTCACCGACGCGCTGCTCCCGAGCCGGAGCTACGCGAGCACGGCGAGCCACGAGCGAGCCGTCGAACTGCTCGACCAGGTCGGCATTCCCGACCCCGCGGAGCGAGCCGAGGAGTACCCGCACCAGTTCTCCGGCGGGATGCTCCAGCGTGCGATGATCGCGCAGGCGCTCGCCGGCGAGCCGGACGTGCTCGTCGCCGACGAGCCGACGACCGCCCTCGACGTCACCATCCAGGCGCAGATCCTCGACCTGCTCCGCGAGCTTCAGGAGGAAGAGGACATGTCCGTCGTGCTCATCACGCACGATCTCGGCGTCATCGCGCGGATGTGCAACCGCGTCGGCGTGATGTACGCCGGCGAGATCGTCGAGCGCGGCACGCTCTCGGACGTGTTCGAGTCGCCGATCCACCCGTACACGCGGGGGCTGCTGGGTTCCATCCCGGACCTCGAGGACCCCGCGCCGCGGCTCCAGCCCATCGAGGGGAACGTCCCCTCGCTGCTGGATTCCGAGATGGGAGAGCGGTGTTACTTCGCGGACCGCTGTCCG
Protein-coding regions in this window:
- a CDS encoding ABC transporter permease → MKLGPLSISPRTIRNLRGELRSSALAKVGIVLIVGIILVAALAPFVAPHNPRTQDLENASTPPLGFTSTEQRTTSQMVNGSVEIVNESVTVNATAEHPLGTNSLGQDILSRAIYGARTSLLVGLLGTILASVLGVTVGLTAGYYRGRTDDLLMRLADVSLAFPSLVLAIALIGLFSRFQAAVAVSLGDPFVTSGLAASFREAVGLPTPMPGSVTLPTVVILVVGFVSWVWFARIARGEALSIREEEYVKAARALGASDARIVFRHVLPNAITPILVLATIQIASIILLESSLSFLGFSGTTLSWGFDIAQGRDYLSSSWWIATVPGVAIVLAVVGINLVGDWLRDALDPGIEGEGGM
- a CDS encoding ABC transporter ATP-binding protein — encoded protein: MSADRNHGGHVDGHPDDVLRVRNLSTRFFTSDGQVNAVESVDFDVRDGEVFGIVGESGSGKSVTALSVVDLVDSPGRITQGEVWYRDADLAAAFEDDRSEAVDGEFVDVRRLPEGARRSLRGPSFSMIFQDPMSSLNPSLTVGEQIAEAVEVQRRANANPRRTRSRTQGYGMARFLTDALLPSRSYASTASHERAVELLDQVGIPDPAERAEEYPHQFSGGMLQRAMIAQALAGEPDVLVADEPTTALDVTIQAQILDLLRELQEEEDMSVVLITHDLGVIARMCNRVGVMYAGEIVERGTLSDVFESPIHPYTRGLLGSIPDLEDPAPRLQPIEGNVPSLLDSEMGERCYFADRCPKAMYDCLDPVPEYDVDRGSDEHAARCVLAEREFDEADALPADHFAAAGSVAETEESPADGSAGAAEEGVSVDD